From a single Rosa rugosa chromosome 7, drRosRugo1.1, whole genome shotgun sequence genomic region:
- the LOC133719954 gene encoding putative disease resistance protein RGA3: protein MAEFFTFVPQEMLTKLASLAGKELRLQWGFNEELTKLCETLFMLEALLRDADHPRHNQGEAVQRWVAKLEHIAHDADDVLDECKYEELRRQVEARTRIDRILKSLPLSKPRFRRKIARKIQKITESLENLNKVAPSYGLLRTPLPSADATTSHKRETYSFFDQDENKIIGREEVVSDIVTNLINSNSGQANHLSGFAIVGMGGLGKTTVAKKVCHDPKIEEHFDRKIWICVSTDFQVVMILRRIWQSFKHRAAVEGKDELCKTLQQELKGKRYLLILDDVWCLESEKWEELINCLLNVTDRVGCNIIVTTRNMRVASTIESIVQAFSICEMDKLSDDQCWQILKNRAFSDGGAHINRDQEITGKEIARRCAGLPLVAKVLGNMMLSKMSDGWGSILESSIWDLPEGEEKILSILKLSFDELKSPSLKQCFAYCSNYIKDFVFEREDLIQHWMAQGWLHPSKEREMEDIGEEYFNILLENSFFQDVTRDYYGNIIYCKMHDLVHDVAERVSKSWQERGRSFVGDQVFLPSFQTLRVLGLYGPNIKELPVSIGKMKHLRYLDISDTRITTLPKSIGKLYNLQTLKMEGLRLKELPKELLNLINLRHICPIRSSVYLSQQFPWPAGMGRLTNLQSLPYFTVRKEIGWGIEELGGLKQLKGGLTIYHLEHVRDREAAKKANLVGKRIRDLSFSWSSNEHRASSSSNIDEDVLEALQPHPTLEFLKIENFMGDKFPSWMMSKLSLPRNLEEITFGGCNKCEGVPKLGHLPNLRSLLMDYMSNLKCLGSDFYGYDPHEATTGSQTKALFPALKSLHIKNAKKLIEWSEPQVLLPTEVFPRLEELILWDCHKLTSAPTYFPSLQKLSVIRMDSGVPVTSILSKLTTLTYLDLEWAGGVNCLPDGMLRNNKNLELLGLHRCLELTCIAPHGFGCCTSLQTLHISYCPKLRYLPEGILAPSLKRLVITACDSLESIPFTEGIEYSSLETLTIRECNITSIPISQGLPSLRVLKIVRCPKLRYLPEGLLAPSLKKLDITACDSLESIPFTEGIEYSSLETLTIRECNITSIPISQGLPSLRVLEILHCPKLSSLPSGLNCCTSLEKLEIINCPSLETIPYLASLTSLKILNIGAFCELDSFPAIPVMPQLEELRLEGWPKLNSLPEQIQHFTSLTSLTICSFDHVEEIPDWFGNFSSLDCLTIESCQNLKKLPSLQAMQCLTKLRFLFIYASPIIERCRKGGPEWPKISHIPDVRLE, encoded by the exons ATGGCAGAGTTCTTTACTTTCGTTCCCCAGGAAATGCTCACGAAACTGGCTTCACTAGCCGGAAAAGAACTCAGACTTCAATGGGGATTCAATGAAGAATTAACAAAGCTGTGTGAAACACTATTCATGCTTGAAGCTTTGCTACGTGATGCCGACCATCCGCGACACAATCAGGGTGAGGCGGTGCAGCGGTGGGTGGCGAAGCTTGAACACATAGCTCATGATGCTGATGATGTATTGGATGAGTGCAAATATGAAGAGCTCCGGCGTCAAGTAGAGGCGCGGACCCGAATCGACAGAATTCTCAAGTCCCTTCCACTCTCCAAGCCCAGATTTCGTCGGAAAATAGCACGGAAGATTCAGAAAATCACTGAATCTCTGGAGAATCTGAACAAAGTTGCTCCTAGTTATGGGTTACTTCGTACGCCATTGCCATCTGCAGATGCAACAACCTCTCATAAAAGGGAAACTTACTCCTTCTTTGATCAAGATGAAAACAAAATCATTGGCAGAGAGGAGGTAGTGTCTGATATAGTGACAAACTTGATAAACTCAAATAGTGGTCAAGCAAATCACCTTTCCGGTTTTGCTATTGTGGGTATGGGAGGCCTCGGGAAGACAACTGTGGCTAAAAAAGTATGTCATGATCCTAAGATAGAAGAGCACTTCGATCGAAAGATATGGATATGTGTATCTACTGATTTCCAAGTCGTGATGATATTAAGGAGGATCTGGCAATCTTTTAAACACAGAGCTGCAGTAGAAGGCAAGGATGAACTTTGTAAAACCCTCCAACAAGAGTTGAAAGGGAAAAGATATCTTCTCATACTCGATGATGTTTGGTGCCTTGAATCTGAAAAATGGGAAGAGTTGATCAATTGCTTGTTAAATGTTACTGATAGGGTGGGGTGCAACATCATTGTCACCACCCGCAACATGAGGGTTGCATCAACCATTGAATCAATTGTGCAAGCATTTTCTATATGTGAAATGGACAAGCTATCAGACGACCAATGTTGGCAGATATTGAAGAACAGAGCATTTTCAGATGGAGGTGCTCATATAAATAGAGATCAAGAAATCACTGGAAAGGAGATTGCTAGAAGGTGTGCAGGTTTACCACTAGTGGCGAAG GTTTTGGGAAACATGATGCTCTCCAAAATGAGTGATGGATGGGGGTCAATCCTAGAAAGCAGTATATGGGATTTGCCCGAAGGAGAAGAGAAAATCTTGTCGATTTTAAAGTTGAGTTTTGACGAACTAAAGTCACCATctttaaaacaatgttttgcatACTGCTCTAACTACATCAAAGATTTTGTATTCGAAAGGGAGGACTTAATCCAGCATTGGATGGCTCAAGGATGGCTACATCCTTCCAAGGAAAGAGAGATGGAAGATATAGGTGAAGAATATTTTAATATCCTACTGGAAAATTCTTTTTTTCAAGATGTTACAAGAGACTACTATGGAAATATCATCTATTGCAAGATGCACGATCTTGTGCATGATGTTGCAGAACGTGTATCAAAGTCTTGGCAGGAAAGAGGTCGCTCATTTGTTGGCGATCAAGTCTTTCTACCAAGCTTTCAAACTTTGCGAGTCTTAGGATTATACGGGCCAAATATCAAGGAGTTGCCAGTTTCAATTGGAAAAATGAAACACTTGAGGTATCTGGATATTTCTGATACAAGGATTACAACACTCCCCAAATCTATTGGCAAGCTTTATAACCTACAGACTTTGAAAATGGAAGGTCTCCGCTTGAAAGAGCTTCCAAAGGAATTGCTCAATTTGATCAATTTGAGACATATTTGTCCCATTAGATCAAGCGTATATCTTTCACAGCAGTTTCCATGGCCAGCTGGGATGGGGCGATTGACTAACCTTCAATCATTACCTTATTTTACGGTGCGTAAGGAGATAGGTTGGGGAATCGAGGAACTGGGCGGCTTGAAACAATTGAAAGGTGGACTAACTATTTATCATCTGGAACATGTGAGAGATAGAGAAGCAGCTAAGAAAGCAAATCTAGTGGGGAAGCGTATACGTGATTTAAGCTTTAGTTGGTCAAGTAACGAACACCGGgcaagcagcagcagcaacattgATGAGGATGTACTGGAAGCACTTCAACCACACCCTACTTTGGAATTCTTAAAGATTGAAAACTTCATGGGTGATAAATTTCCTTCATGGATGATGAGCAAGTTGTCTCTACCCAGAAATTTGGAAGAGATCACATTTGGGGGCTGCAACAAATGTGAAGGAGTCCCAAAACTTGGCCATCTGCCTAATCTTAGATCTCTTCTCATGGACTACATGTCAAACCTGAAATGTCTAGGATCTGACTTTTACGGTTACGATCCCCATGAGGCTACGACAGGTTCTCAGACGAAGGCTCTGTTTCCTGCATTGAAGAGTTTGCATATTAAAAACGCCAAGAAGCTAATCGAATGGAGTGAACCACAAGTATTGTTGCCAACAGAGGTGTTTCCACGTCTTGAGGAGCTTATTCTGTGGGATTGTCACAAGTTAACAAGTGCTCCCACTTATTTTCCATCTCTTCAGAAGCTGAGTGTGATTAGAATGGATAGCGGTGTACCGGTAACAAGTATTCTTAGCAAACTGACCACTCTCACTTATCTCGATCTAGAATGGGCGGGAGGAGTTAACTGCCTGCCGGACGGGATGTTAAGGAACAACAAGAATCTTGAACTTTTGGGGCTACATCGTTGTTtggagttaacttgtattgctCCCCATGGATTTGGTTGTTGCACTTCTCTTCAGACACTGCATATTTCATACTGTCCTAAACTGAGGTATTTACCTGAGGGAATACTAGCACCATCTCTAAAGAGGTTGGTTATAACGGCCTGCGACAGTCTGGAGTCCATCCCATTTACGGAGGGGATAGAATACAGCAGTCTCGAAACCTTGACAATCAGGGAATGCAACATAACGTCCATTCCAATTTCACAGGGCTTGCCATCCCTTCGTGTACTAAAGATTGTGCGTTGTCCTAAACTGAGGTATTTACCTGAGGGGCTACTAGCACCGTCTCTAAAGAAGTTGGATATAACGGCCTGCGACAGTCTGGAGTCCATCCCATTTACGGAGGGGATAGAATACAGCAGTCTTGAAACCTTGACAATCAGGGAATGCAACATAACGTCCATTCCAATTTCACAGGGCTTGCCATCCCTTCGTGTACTAGAGATTTTGCATTGTCCTAAACTATCGAGCCTCCCAAGTGGACTAAACTGCTGCACCTCTCTTGAGAAGTTGGAGATAATAAACTGCCCCAGTCTGGAGACAATTCCATATTTAGCATCCCTCACCAGCTTGAAGATATTGAACATCGGTGCCTTCTGCGAGCTCGATTCATTCCCTGCTATACCGGTCATGCCACAACTTGAGGAACTAAGGCTGGAAGGCTGGCCTAAGCTCAACTCTCTGCCTGAACAGATTCAACACTTCACTTCTCTCACATCTTTGACTATATGCTCCTTCGACCATGTGGAGGAAATTCCAGACTGGTTTGGAAACTTCTCGTCTCTTGACTGCCTCACCATAGAGAGTTGCCAAAATCTAAAGAAACTTCCTTCACTCCAAGCTATGCAATGCCTCACAAAATTAAGGTTCCTGTTCATCTATGCCTCTCCTATAATTGAAAGATGCAGGAAGGGTGGCCCAGAGTGGCCCAAGATTTCTCATATTCCAGATGTCCGTC tGGAATAG